In the genome of Thermosphaera aggregans DSM 11486, one region contains:
- the rgy gene encoding reverse gyrase: MLTYVLNPLYRSSCPVCGGDLTSRDIEEYGKCSKCRSRLDSSLNVFTLNKIIEDEVEDFEEFFKTATKGLTPWGAQKTWIKRILSGENTVLIAPTGMGKTTLLVAYALFASSRGKKILYITPTRALGKQIHARISGDAGSEHSVFYDSGLSKRRKQTLLEKIGKGDFKILVITNSFLGRNFDLLSKHEFDIIIVDDVDSLLRSEKNILRLLLLLGFNEEVVQLAKKRLQLLWRLMVSKSLNNEESYYSIVKEYLDLDAKIEASLKTLKRRQLIVASATGRIKGLMGRILKDLLQVDVSGITIYGRDVTDSYFLRSLDEASRELAALVKTLGPGCVIYVSPRHPFKQQLVKLSEDLRSILEREGFKIADATPANVLKLVSRQVDVLIGSASYYGSGVRGIDAPQSIKYVVFLGTPVFTVSLDSFLSNPNMLARILIELAEKTGIKSLREKAYTVRRLVYYLSPGETRLLRNVLKGKIPEEAVKPHEKLYSKYVELKTLYSETIREVEKYLDVNTVLEAGSITLLKSRDGYVALIPDAMTYIQASGRVSRLYGGRMTHGLSLILETPLLSNLVKGLEMKLKLINKDLGFRELEELDLSVEKEMAESTRTRSGEWLLKYRSVLIVVESPTKAKTIARFFGKPVSRRIGDVNVYEIPVKIGEEIVDLNITATRGHLYDLTTDPYTDNYGIIVETGLVTPVYETIKRCRVCGTQFTHEASCPRCGSGVFSDQKAIVNALRKLASEVDEVLIATDPDIEGEKIAYDVYLAVLPVNSNVWRIELHEITLQEFLKSIERKRSVDRNKVLAEIYRRSLDRLVGFSLSQDLWSRFGKRYLGAGRVQTPVLGMIIQRYREYVEGRCRKIELSLGSPLNTKYSVCVDNNSSLVDEARRAGKILLRKEGEEVVEIAPKPPYTTDEFLVDAARRGIPVSLAMKIAQELFEAGLITYHRTDSKYVSATGVSIASKYLASKNLRNLFKPSHWGEPGAHEAIRPVYPYDADDLMKAFTEGLIPLTIPLTGLHYSLYDMIFKRFIASQMKPFKAVKARFSLWVNGISLGTMEVYTRIVEEGFNAVAGIKTHEALGSVEEAEVPVKEVKTSISSRTFLYSEGDLVALMKKTGIGRPSTYSKIISSIERHGYIVKSRKKLKLIPTKTGVMVYDYVSTAYPDLTSIELTRRMEDLIDEISMGRLNAAEVIMDLIQSLSTRSLITVKTVNTFSSQL, from the coding sequence ATGTTGACGTATGTTTTAAACCCGTTATACAGGAGCTCGTGCCCTGTCTGCGGTGGAGACCTGACCTCAAGGGATATTGAGGAGTATGGGAAATGCTCAAAGTGCAGGAGCCGCTTAGACTCCTCCCTGAACGTTTTCACCCTGAACAAGATCATCGAGGATGAGGTCGAGGATTTCGAAGAGTTTTTCAAAACAGCAACCAAGGGGCTGACCCCCTGGGGGGCCCAGAAGACGTGGATTAAGAGAATACTATCGGGCGAGAACACGGTGCTTATAGCTCCTACCGGAATGGGGAAGACCACGCTCCTCGTCGCGTACGCCTTGTTCGCCAGTAGCAGGGGTAAAAAAATCCTGTACATAACGCCGACAAGGGCCCTTGGCAAGCAAATACATGCTAGAATCAGCGGGGACGCCGGTAGCGAGCACTCTGTCTTCTACGACTCCGGGCTCTCCAAAAGGAGGAAGCAGACTCTCCTGGAGAAGATCGGCAAGGGAGATTTCAAAATACTAGTGATAACCAACAGCTTCCTCGGCAGGAACTTCGACCTCCTCAGCAAGCACGAGTTCGACATCATCATTGTTGACGACGTGGACAGCTTGTTGAGGAGTGAGAAAAATATTCTGAGACTCCTACTACTCCTAGGCTTCAACGAGGAGGTTGTCCAGTTAGCGAAGAAGAGGCTTCAACTCCTCTGGAGGCTCATGGTTAGCAAGAGCCTGAATAATGAGGAATCCTACTACAGCATTGTCAAAGAATACCTGGATCTCGACGCCAAGATTGAAGCATCCTTGAAAACGTTGAAGCGGAGACAGCTCATAGTTGCCTCAGCAACCGGGAGGATCAAGGGGTTGATGGGCAGGATCCTCAAGGATCTGCTACAGGTAGATGTTTCAGGGATAACTATCTATGGGAGGGATGTTACGGATTCCTACTTCCTCAGAAGCCTCGACGAGGCCTCCCGGGAGCTTGCCGCTTTAGTTAAAACCCTGGGCCCCGGGTGCGTGATCTACGTATCTCCCAGGCACCCGTTCAAGCAACAGCTGGTGAAACTCTCCGAGGATTTGCGAAGCATCCTTGAAAGAGAGGGTTTCAAAATAGCTGACGCAACCCCTGCGAACGTGTTAAAGCTGGTGAGCAGGCAGGTCGATGTTTTAATAGGGAGCGCGAGCTACTACGGGTCCGGTGTCAGAGGCATAGACGCTCCCCAGAGCATAAAGTATGTTGTCTTCCTTGGAACACCTGTTTTCACGGTGAGCCTGGACTCGTTCCTGTCAAACCCCAACATGCTTGCGAGAATCCTGATAGAGCTTGCCGAGAAAACCGGTATTAAATCATTGAGGGAGAAGGCCTACACTGTTAGAAGATTAGTCTACTACTTATCGCCCGGCGAGACAAGGTTGCTCCGCAACGTGTTAAAAGGAAAAATCCCTGAAGAAGCTGTGAAACCCCATGAGAAACTCTACAGCAAGTATGTTGAGCTGAAAACGCTTTACTCTGAAACCATTAGGGAGGTGGAGAAGTACTTAGACGTTAACACGGTCCTCGAGGCCGGATCCATTACTCTTTTGAAGAGCAGGGATGGGTATGTAGCGTTAATCCCGGACGCGATGACCTATATCCAGGCCAGCGGCAGGGTGAGCAGGCTCTACGGCGGAAGGATGACCCATGGCTTGTCCCTGATCCTTGAAACACCGCTCCTATCCAACCTTGTTAAAGGGTTGGAGATGAAGCTTAAGCTGATCAACAAGGACCTAGGGTTTAGAGAGCTGGAGGAGCTTGATCTCTCGGTTGAGAAGGAGATGGCTGAATCAACGAGGACCAGGAGCGGGGAGTGGCTTCTAAAATACAGGAGCGTTCTCATCGTTGTCGAATCCCCGACGAAGGCTAAGACTATAGCGCGATTCTTCGGGAAACCGGTGTCAAGGAGGATAGGGGATGTTAACGTTTACGAAATCCCAGTGAAGATTGGAGAGGAAATAGTTGACTTGAACATAACGGCCACCCGGGGCCACTTATACGATTTAACCACAGACCCCTACACCGACAACTACGGAATTATTGTTGAAACCGGGCTGGTAACACCTGTTTACGAAACCATTAAGAGGTGCAGGGTCTGCGGGACACAGTTTACCCATGAAGCCTCATGCCCCAGGTGCGGTAGCGGGGTCTTCTCGGATCAGAAAGCCATTGTGAACGCACTGAGAAAGCTTGCGAGCGAGGTTGACGAAGTATTAATCGCCACGGATCCTGATATTGAAGGGGAGAAAATAGCCTACGATGTCTACCTCGCAGTACTCCCCGTTAACAGCAACGTATGGAGGATCGAGCTCCACGAGATAACCCTGCAGGAGTTCTTGAAATCCATTGAGAGGAAGAGGAGCGTTGACAGGAACAAGGTTCTCGCCGAGATTTACAGGAGAAGCCTCGACAGGCTGGTCGGCTTCAGCCTAAGCCAGGACCTATGGTCTAGGTTTGGAAAGAGATATCTCGGGGCCGGCAGGGTTCAAACACCCGTTCTGGGAATGATTATTCAAAGATACAGGGAGTATGTTGAAGGCAGGTGCAGGAAGATCGAGCTCTCATTAGGTAGCCCCTTAAACACCAAGTACTCGGTATGCGTCGACAATAATTCAAGCCTGGTTGACGAGGCTAGGAGAGCGGGGAAAATACTCTTACGGAAGGAGGGCGAGGAAGTTGTCGAAATCGCTCCCAAACCCCCCTATACAACCGATGAATTCTTAGTTGACGCTGCCAGGCGGGGAATCCCCGTTAGCCTTGCGATGAAGATTGCGCAAGAGTTGTTCGAAGCAGGGTTGATAACGTATCATAGAACAGACAGCAAGTATGTCAGCGCTACGGGGGTTTCAATAGCTTCTAAATACCTGGCCTCGAAGAATTTGAGAAACCTTTTCAAGCCGAGCCACTGGGGCGAGCCCGGCGCGCATGAAGCGATAAGGCCCGTGTATCCTTATGATGCTGATGATTTAATGAAGGCTTTCACGGAGGGGTTGATACCGTTAACTATTCCTTTAACAGGCCTCCACTACAGCCTCTACGACATGATTTTCAAACGCTTCATAGCGAGTCAGATGAAGCCTTTCAAAGCAGTTAAGGCACGGTTCAGCCTGTGGGTTAACGGGATATCGCTGGGGACCATGGAAGTCTACACTAGAATCGTGGAGGAGGGCTTCAACGCGGTGGCAGGGATTAAAACCCATGAGGCCCTCGGCAGCGTTGAGGAAGCCGAGGTACCGGTGAAGGAGGTTAAAACATCGATCTCCAGCAGGACATTCCTTTACAGCGAGGGAGACCTTGTAGCCTTGATGAAAAAAACCGGTATTGGGAGGCCGAGCACGTATTCTAAGATAATATCGAGCATTGAGAGACACGGCTACATTGTCAAGTCAAGGAAGAAGCTTAAGCTGATACCGACTAAGACAGGGGTAATGGTTTACGACTATGTTTCAACAGCCTACCCGGATCTCACCTCGATTGAGCTGACCAGGAGGATGGAGGATTTGATAGATGAAATATCTATGGGCCGGTTAAACGCTGCTGAAGTAATAATGGATTTAATACAGTCTCTCAGCACGAGAAGCCTGATAACGGTTAAAACGGTTAATACTTTTTCCTCACAGTTATAG
- a CDS encoding DNA-binding protein: protein MEETRLVNIGAKPVEDYVFETILIFQEGSSTVVLKGSGAFISKAVDVYNALVSRLGDSVELVKVDIGSDRFKGRFKSFIAITVRKKY, encoded by the coding sequence GTGGAAGAGACTAGATTAGTGAACATTGGTGCAAAGCCGGTTGAGGATTACGTGTTTGAGACTATTCTAATATTTCAAGAGGGCAGTAGCACTGTTGTGTTGAAGGGTAGCGGGGCCTTCATCAGCAAGGCCGTCGACGTCTACAATGCCCTCGTCTCTAGGCTTGGGGATAGCGTTGAGCTGGTGAAGGTTGATATCGGCAGTGACAGGTTTAAGGGCCGGTTTAAATCGTTCATAGCTATAACTGTGAGGAAAAAGTATTAA
- a CDS encoding DUF367 family protein: MRIYAIIFYEDDPVKNTALKMVKAGIARHVTIAFTRHRPVVLNPFSPDYLGPWLRSLVEQKGVLVLDASWKQLAPEKFRKLHGTHVKLPPLLPGNPVNYGKPCMLSSIEAVAATAYITGFTDTYKKLLGLFKWMETFNDLNSELLESYAKAGSMEELINTVREYWGDNPPC; encoded by the coding sequence ATCAGAATTTACGCTATTATATTTTATGAAGATGACCCGGTTAAAAACACAGCGTTGAAAATGGTTAAAGCCGGGATTGCAAGGCACGTAACCATTGCTTTTACAAGGCACAGACCAGTAGTGTTAAACCCCTTCAGCCCCGACTACCTGGGCCCATGGCTCAGGAGCCTGGTGGAGCAGAAAGGGGTCCTAGTCCTTGATGCTAGTTGGAAGCAGCTGGCACCTGAAAAGTTTAGAAAACTCCATGGAACCCATGTGAAGCTACCTCCCCTCCTACCGGGAAACCCTGTCAACTATGGGAAGCCCTGCATGCTTTCAAGCATTGAAGCTGTCGCTGCAACAGCGTATATAACGGGTTTCACCGATACCTACAAGAAGCTCCTCGGGCTTTTCAAGTGGATGGAAACCTTCAACGACTTAAACTCGGAACTACTAGAGTCGTACGCGAAAGCCGGGAGCATGGAGGAGTTGATAAACACAGTGAGGGAGTACTGGGGGGATAACCCACCCTGCTAA
- a CDS encoding Lrp/AsnC ligand binding domain-containing protein, translating to MAKSAAIVLIQTEIGAESKVLDELYKIPEVKEAYVVYGTYDVVVKIEAEALEKIREIVTNHVRRLPDIRTTVTMIVVEERMKSSPSH from the coding sequence ATGGCGAAGTCAGCGGCAATAGTACTGATACAGACAGAGATAGGGGCCGAGTCCAAGGTTTTAGACGAGCTCTACAAGATCCCCGAGGTTAAGGAAGCCTACGTTGTCTACGGTACATACGATGTCGTAGTCAAGATAGAGGCTGAGGCTTTGGAGAAGATAAGGGAGATCGTCACGAACCATGTTAGGAGACTCCCGGACATAAGGACAACGGTTACAATGATCGTTGTAGAGGAGAGGATGAAGTCCTCTCCCAGTCACTAG
- a CDS encoding tyrosine--tRNA ligase: MNVDERLRLAIRNTSEVVTVEELRKVFEEKEKPRGYLGFEPSGLVHVGWLVWMFKVRDLVEAGVDFYLLEATWHAYINDKLGGSLELIRKAARYTRIVLDAIGVPEGRVKYVDAEELASDKDYWGLLLRAAKQVSLARVKRALTIMGRRVDEGETDFSKLIYPLMQVTDIFYLDLDIAVGGTDQRKAHMLTRDIAEKLGLKKPVAIHTPIITGLQGPGGRMGAGAEIDEIAAEAKMSKSKPETAIFVHEEAEAVEAKIMKAYCPPRITELNPVLEINKYLLFQQQGFTLVIERPEKYGGTITVEDYPTLERLYVEGRIHPLDLKKATASALNKLLDNVRRRISSDPDARSLLEELKTARVTR, translated from the coding sequence GTGAACGTGGATGAGAGATTGAGGCTTGCAATCAGAAATACTTCTGAAGTAGTAACTGTTGAAGAGTTGAGGAAGGTTTTCGAGGAGAAGGAGAAGCCGAGGGGATACCTCGGGTTTGAGCCGAGCGGCCTTGTCCATGTCGGATGGCTCGTGTGGATGTTCAAAGTGAGAGACCTCGTCGAGGCCGGCGTCGACTTCTACCTGCTGGAGGCAACGTGGCACGCGTACATTAACGATAAGCTGGGAGGAAGCCTCGAGCTTATCAGGAAGGCCGCCAGGTACACTCGAATAGTTTTAGACGCCATCGGCGTTCCGGAGGGGAGGGTGAAGTATGTTGACGCCGAAGAGTTGGCCAGTGACAAGGACTACTGGGGCCTACTCCTCAGGGCGGCTAAACAGGTCAGCCTTGCAAGAGTTAAGAGGGCTTTAACCATCATGGGGAGGAGGGTGGATGAGGGGGAGACGGATTTCTCCAAGCTAATATATCCGTTAATGCAGGTTACAGACATATTCTATCTCGACCTCGACATAGCCGTGGGCGGGACTGATCAGAGGAAGGCTCACATGTTGACCAGGGATATTGCCGAGAAGCTAGGGTTGAAGAAGCCCGTGGCAATACACACACCGATTATAACCGGGCTACAGGGTCCTGGCGGCAGGATGGGGGCGGGGGCGGAGATCGATGAGATTGCAGCGGAGGCTAAAATGAGTAAGAGCAAGCCGGAGACGGCCATCTTTGTTCACGAGGAGGCCGAGGCTGTCGAAGCCAAGATCATGAAGGCCTACTGCCCCCCGAGGATCACCGAGCTCAACCCGGTGTTAGAGATTAACAAGTACCTGTTGTTCCAGCAACAAGGCTTTACACTCGTCATCGAGAGGCCGGAGAAGTACGGTGGAACCATCACGGTTGAAGACTACCCCACCCTGGAGAGGCTTTACGTTGAAGGCAGGATCCACCCGTTAGACTTGAAGAAGGCTACTGCTTCAGCCTTGAACAAGCTTCTCGACAATGTTAGGAGAAGGATAAGCAGTGACCCGGATGCTAGGAGCCTCCTGGAGGAGTTGAAGACTGCTAGAGTGACAAGGTAG
- a CDS encoding metal-dependent hydrolase translates to MGIVKYLGHSFFEIVLTGLDDAVKTLLIDPWIENPLSPVKPSEYSERRIDYIIVTHDHGDHLGNAIEVSKHTGAPIVGVYEIALYAQEQGVKAIGGNIGGSLAIPDVEVVLTPAFHSSNRGVPVGVVVRGRDLTVYHAGDTGLFSEMELIGELYAPDVALLPIGGHFTMGVREAVKAVELLKPKYVIPMHYNTFPLIRADPQVFKQLVESKTSSKVVVLKPGEVFAYP, encoded by the coding sequence ATGGGTATTGTAAAATACCTCGGCCACAGCTTTTTCGAAATAGTGTTAACCGGGCTGGACGACGCTGTTAAAACCCTGTTGATCGACCCCTGGATTGAAAACCCGTTGAGCCCCGTAAAACCATCCGAGTACTCGGAGAGAAGGATCGACTACATCATCGTAACCCATGACCATGGGGATCACTTGGGAAACGCTATCGAAGTATCAAAACACACTGGGGCACCGATAGTGGGTGTTTACGAGATAGCCCTGTACGCCCAGGAGCAGGGCGTTAAGGCGATCGGCGGAAATATTGGAGGTTCCCTAGCGATCCCTGACGTCGAGGTGGTGTTGACGCCCGCGTTCCACAGCAGTAACCGGGGGGTTCCAGTAGGAGTGGTCGTCAGAGGCAGAGACTTGACTGTTTACCACGCAGGGGACACCGGGTTGTTCAGCGAGATGGAGCTCATAGGGGAGCTCTACGCCCCTGATGTAGCTTTGCTCCCAATAGGCGGGCATTTCACAATGGGCGTGCGAGAAGCTGTTAAAGCCGTGGAGTTGCTGAAGCCTAAGTACGTAATACCAATGCACTATAACACCTTCCCGTTGATAAGAGCAGACCCGCAGGTTTTCAAGCAACTCGTCGAGTCTAAGACGAGCTCTAAAGTAGTAGTTCTGAAGCCGGGGGAGGTTTTCGCATACCCTTAA
- the map gene encoding type II methionyl aminopeptidase, whose protein sequence is MVTDDELAKLLKAGEIARRVREEAHRVVKPGARLVDVAEYLERMIRELGGFPAFPINIGVNEVAAHYTPVPNDPSVIPDNSVVKIDIGVHVDGYIADTATTLCFNPAMEGLVEAARKALERVVEVFKPGVKASEIGRVVEDTIRSYGFKPIKNLSGHSISAYTIHAGVSIPNFNDLFARYKLEQGVYAVEPFATNGAGLVKDLSLKTIYALKQGRRGRLPPQALRLYDQIYGERKTLPFAERWYMGLASSAEGLKGLLALMERNNLLTAYPVLVEKDSGVVSQFEHTFIVLDKEVVVSTL, encoded by the coding sequence ATGGTTACGGATGACGAGCTTGCGAAGCTTTTGAAGGCTGGCGAGATAGCGAGGAGGGTTAGGGAGGAGGCCCACCGGGTGGTGAAGCCTGGAGCTAGGCTCGTGGATGTTGCGGAGTACTTGGAGAGGATGATAAGGGAACTGGGGGGTTTCCCCGCGTTCCCGATCAACATAGGCGTCAACGAGGTCGCAGCCCACTACACCCCTGTTCCAAACGATCCCTCCGTAATCCCCGATAACTCTGTTGTTAAAATAGACATAGGGGTTCACGTGGATGGTTACATAGCTGACACAGCCACAACGCTGTGTTTCAACCCAGCAATGGAAGGGCTTGTTGAGGCTGCGCGGAAAGCTCTTGAAAGAGTTGTAGAGGTTTTCAAACCCGGGGTGAAGGCTTCAGAGATCGGAAGGGTTGTCGAAGACACTATTAGGAGCTACGGGTTTAAACCGATCAAGAACCTGAGCGGCCACAGCATATCAGCATACACTATTCACGCCGGCGTGAGCATTCCGAATTTCAACGACTTGTTCGCGAGGTACAAGCTGGAGCAGGGTGTTTACGCGGTGGAGCCTTTCGCAACCAACGGGGCGGGCTTGGTCAAGGATTTGAGCTTGAAAACGATTTACGCTCTTAAACAGGGGCGTCGCGGCAGGCTTCCCCCGCAGGCTCTCAGGCTCTATGATCAAATCTACGGGGAGAGGAAAACCCTCCCGTTCGCCGAGAGATGGTATATGGGGCTGGCATCCTCGGCTGAGGGTTTGAAGGGGTTGCTGGCTTTAATGGAGAGGAACAATCTTCTCACCGCCTACCCCGTCCTCGTTGAGAAGGACAGCGGGGTTGTCTCACAGTTTGAACATACTTTCATTGTTCTCGACAAGGAGGTAGTGGTGTCTACTCTCTAG
- a CDS encoding DUF1512 domain-containing protein gives MDGDTSSMIVQLVWLVFFFLIITGLNQKIQTKIWIMDIRAKLNVIMSLVEEDRRRVANMLRNLGVAAPDILINRIVDFFTIEPVEIEPTDIIKRLDHLVRTTDESVKKMVEATIPHVGKYEKTLIESSLSIVGALNTIYKIVRHYLLTGERENNWILIMQLQFQMPMIMKLVNTYHEALDAFSTGKPIGDAAGPLTVHRLIENGQVVSRRVIDETSIIELYYKDRRVFVIKAEGPGSNVGHPGAVLNKLVEDLKGNVDLIITIDAALKLEGEETGSLAEGVGAAIGDPGPEKIAIERAASKYNIPLRALVVKMDLREAITVMRKEIFEACYKAYKYVDKIIEEETKPKATVIVAGIGNTMGVPG, from the coding sequence ATGGATGGGGACACGTCTTCAATGATTGTGCAACTGGTATGGCTGGTCTTCTTCTTCCTCATAATCACTGGTTTAAACCAGAAGATACAAACCAAGATATGGATAATGGATATCAGGGCAAAGCTTAACGTGATAATGTCTCTTGTAGAGGAGGATAGGCGGAGAGTAGCCAACATGCTCCGCAACCTAGGGGTCGCCGCACCGGACATCCTGATAAACAGGATTGTAGACTTCTTCACAATAGAGCCCGTCGAGATAGAGCCCACGGATATTATTAAGAGGCTTGACCACCTGGTTAGGACAACCGATGAGTCCGTTAAGAAAATGGTTGAAGCAACCATCCCCCATGTCGGGAAGTATGAGAAAACCTTGATCGAGTCAAGCCTTTCAATAGTTGGAGCATTAAACACCATATACAAGATTGTCAGACACTACCTGCTGACCGGTGAGAGAGAGAACAACTGGATCCTTATAATGCAGTTGCAGTTTCAAATGCCGATGATAATGAAGCTTGTCAACACCTATCACGAAGCCCTCGACGCCTTCTCAACTGGGAAGCCGATAGGGGATGCTGCGGGCCCGTTAACGGTTCACAGGCTTATAGAGAACGGGCAGGTTGTTTCGAGAAGAGTCATTGACGAGACCAGCATTATCGAATTATACTATAAGGATAGAAGAGTTTTCGTAATAAAGGCGGAAGGCCCCGGGAGCAACGTGGGACACCCTGGCGCGGTTTTAAACAAGCTTGTCGAGGACTTGAAGGGCAACGTGGACTTGATCATAACGATCGACGCGGCTTTAAAGCTTGAGGGGGAGGAGACAGGGTCGTTGGCGGAGGGTGTTGGAGCAGCCATCGGTGACCCGGGCCCCGAGAAGATAGCGATTGAGAGGGCCGCTTCAAAGTACAATATCCCGTTAAGAGCGCTTGTCGTGAAAATGGATTTAAGGGAGGCTATAACCGTGATGAGGAAGGAGATTTTCGAAGCATGCTATAAAGCATACAAGTATGTTGACAAGATCATAGAGGAGGAGACTAAGCCGAAGGCAACGGTTATCGTTGCCGGGATAGGCAACACTATGGGGGTGCCTGGGTAA
- a CDS encoding TIGR00304 family membrane protein, with the protein MIVSQLLLIGLVLIIAGILVLFYSIIKEDGGARVEAGGLVMIGPIPILVASSRRIGLALLLITAAILAVLIVSMAGVAS; encoded by the coding sequence ATGATTGTTTCACAGCTACTCTTAATCGGGCTGGTACTGATTATTGCTGGAATCCTGGTCCTGTTCTACTCCATCATCAAGGAGGATGGAGGGGCAAGGGTTGAGGCAGGGGGTTTGGTCATGATCGGTCCAATACCGATTCTCGTCGCCAGCTCAAGGAGGATTGGGCTCGCCCTGCTTCTGATTACCGCCGCCATACTGGCGGTTCTAATAGTTTCTATGGCAGGGGTTGCTTCATGA
- a CDS encoding YunC family protein produces MIGEVIRVKEVSSGGRKYLGLEVNLPGSPPLVLLVGETGFAMCGFLDVSAAEKKGAVAVKIPGVSSVEELLEKEIAEATSRAEAKGLRKGVRLKDVLDYL; encoded by the coding sequence ATGATTGGCGAAGTGATCCGTGTAAAAGAGGTAAGTAGCGGAGGGAGGAAGTACCTGGGGCTCGAGGTCAATCTGCCCGGGTCACCTCCACTAGTCCTCCTAGTTGGTGAAACAGGCTTCGCGATGTGCGGGTTCCTCGATGTCTCAGCGGCCGAGAAAAAGGGAGCTGTGGCCGTGAAAATCCCCGGGGTAAGCTCTGTTGAGGAATTACTCGAGAAGGAGATAGCTGAGGCAACCTCCAGAGCTGAGGCTAAGGGTTTGAGGAAAGGGGTTAGGCTTAAGGATGTTCTCGATTATTTATGA